In Pochonia chlamydosporia 170 chromosome Unknown PCv3seq00008, whole genome shotgun sequence, the following proteins share a genomic window:
- a CDS encoding alkaline serine protease P32 (similar to Metarhizium robertsii ARSEF 23 XP_007821864.1), whose amino-acid sequence MKLSILVIFLPAILAARTTSDKHVEPITLWTPNNADIIDNKYIVKFKDGIAHINIDEAVSVIKAKADFVYENVFKGFAGHLSTAEHAVLLAHPDVDYIEKDAVMHINGFVEQKGAPWGLGRISNSQKGSTTYRYDDSAGTETCAYVLDTGVEASHPEFEGRATFLKSFIEGQNKDGHGHGTHCAGTIGSKTYGVAKKAKIYGVKVLNDRGSGPVSVIIAGMDFVAQDAKSRGCPKGAIASMSLGGSRNAALNQAAASMVSSGIFLAVSAGNDNGDAANKSPASEPSACTVGSTTSGDARSSFSNFGPIVDIFAPGSSVLSTWIGGGTKTISGTSMAAPHIAGLAAYLAALEGSTSCTRIQQLATKDALSGIPSGTVNLLAYNGANVV is encoded by the exons ATGAAGCTGTCTATTCTTGTCATCTTTCTCCCAGCTATTCTAGCTGCCCGCACAACCAGTGACAAGCACGTTGAGCCCATTACTCTCTGGACACCCAATAATGCCGATATCATTGACAACAAGTACATTGTCAAGTTTAAGGATGGCATCGCGCACATTAATATTGACGAGGCTGTAAGCGTCAtaaaggccaaggctgacTTCGTGTACGAGAACGTCTTTAAGGGTTTCGCTGGCCACCTTAGCACGGCCGAGCACGCAGTCCTCCTTGCCCACCCAGAC GTTGACTACATAGAGAAAGACGCCGTGATGCACATTAATGGCTTTGTTGAGCAAAAAGGAGCGCCCTGGGGCCTTGGCCGTATCTCTAACAGCCAGAAGGGAAGTACCACCTACAGATATGATGATAGTGCTGGCACTGAAACTTGCGCCTACGTTCTCGACACAGGTGTTGAGGCTAGCCACCCT GAGTTTGAGGGTCGCGCTACTTTTCTTAAGAGCTTCATTGAGGGCCAGAACAAGGACGGTCACGGCCACGGAACCCATTGTGCCGGTACGATTGGTAGCAAGACGTACGGTGTTGCTAAGAAGGCCAAGATCTACGGTGTTAAGGTCCTAAATGATAGGGGCTCTGGGCCTGTTTCTGTTATTATTGCTGGCATGGACTTTGTTGCTCAAGACGCCAAGTCGCGCGGCTGCCCTAAGGGTGCTATTGCTAGCATGAGCTTGGGAGGTTCTCGAAACGCTGCCCTTAATCAGGCTGCCGCTTCTATGGTTAGCTCTGGAATCTTCCTCGCCGTCTCCGCTGGGAATGATAATGGAGATGCTGCCAACAAATCCCCTGCCTCTGAGCCTTCTGCTTGCACTGTTGGTTCTACAACCTCCGGCGACGCCCGATCTTCGTTCTCCAACTTTGGCCCTATTGTCGATATCTTTGCTCCTGGTAGTAGCGTTCTCTCTACCTGGATTGGTGGAGGCACG AAAACCATATCTGGTACTTCTATGGCCGCTCCCCACATTGCTGGCCTCGCTGCCTACCTTGCTGCTCTTGAAGGCAGCACCAGCTGCACTCGCATCCAGCAACTAGCCACCAAGGACGCCCTCTCGGGTATCCCTTCCGGCACTGTCAACCTCCTTGCCTACAACGGCGCCAACGTTGTCTAG
- a CDS encoding EXS family protein (similar to Metarhizium robertsii ARSEF 23 XP_007824573.2): MRIAVLRGLIPLALQLKNTDAPVRADLVEGYATAETPAMKFAKELERDAVPEWRINYLNYKAGKKYIKAVSRAINRTPKFSYRTSSYFRLSNYNRALILPTLTSGLAPRRTPKRSNRGPIPQSTPISFAGYANEDKALAGDGNNMRHRSFMPTPPTHSPLKENESKVHDFALPAPAIKAPELSELGKPIEAITAHSKLPLQLGDSIAAEPVTMRFKSLRSPSIARQSTVGGVTESPSQLRRILSHVPAPLDLSKDGALIDFDLVREREQEFYEFMDSELEKVESFYKFKEDQAGQQLSVLRQQLHEMRNRRIHEIATNPDNNAETSKDNLNGWVQPIKAKMFPLGPNSKALLNMPTTPYLPPSASVGDAAGDYSRQRQKDDIVYRIAKRKLKLALQEFYRGLELLKSYALLNQTAFRKLNKKFDKASNTQPTLQYMNEKVYKAWFVNSDTLNGHIKAVKDLYARYFERGNYKLAASKLQSLSKHSTSESKSSFLNGFLIGTGLIFSAKGLTSGSQLLFNANPIIRTGYGLSILTGAFC, encoded by the exons ATGCGAATAGCTGTTCTGAGAGGTCTTATTCCACTTGCTCTTCAACTTAAGAATACCGACGCGCCAGTCCGTG CTGACCTTGTTGAAGGCTACGCTACAGCTGAGACGCCGGCCATGAAGTTTGcgaaggagcttgagagagATGCTGTACCAG AATGGCGCATCAACTACCTCAACTACAAGGCTGGCAAGAAATATATCAAGGCCGTCTCAAGAGCAATTAATAGGACACCGAAATTTTCTTATCGAACATCTTCCTACTTTCGGTTAAGCAATTATAATCGAGCCTTAATTCTGCCCACCTTAACTTCGGGTCTGGCCCCTAGGCGGACTCCAAAGCGAAGCAATAGGGGGCCTATTCCTCAATCCACTCCAATCTCATTTGCAGGTTATGCGAACGAAGATAAAGCGTTAGCTGGCGACGGTAACAACATGCGGCATAGAAGCTTTATGCcgacgccgccaacacaCAGCCCTTTAAAGGAAAACGAGAGCAAGGTCCATGACTTTGCGCTGCCAGCACCTGCTATCAAGGCGCCTGAGCTCTCAGAGTTAGGGAAACCGATTGAGGCGATAACGGCTCATAGCAAATTGCCGCTGCAGCTGGGGGACTCTATAGCGGCAGAGCCTGTAACGATGAGGTTCAAGAGTCTAAGGTCACCTTCGATTGCACGGCAATCGACAGTTGGAGGTGTGACAGAGTCGCCGTCACAATTGCGACGGATACTTTCACACGTACCTGCGCCTTTGGATTTATCGAAAGATGGTGCATTGATcgactttgacttggttcGAGAGAGGGAACAGGAGTTTTATGAATTTATGGACTCCGAGTTGGAAAAAGTTGAATCCTTTTACAAGTTTAAGGAGGATCAAGCTGGGCAGCAACTCTCTGTGCTACGGCAACAACTTCACGAAATGCGAAACCGACGAATCCATGAGATAGCTACGAATCCTGATAATAATGCCGAAACCTCCAAGGATAACCTTAATGGGTGGGTTCAACCGATAAAGGCCAAGATGTTTCCGTTAGGACCCAATTCCAAGGCGCTTCTAAACATGCCGACTACCCCGTATCTTCCACCGAGTGCATCGGTTGGTGATGCGGCCGGAGACTATAGCCGCCAGCGACAAAAAGACGATATAGTATATCGAATAGCTAAGCGCAAACTAAAGTTAGCTTTGCAAGAGTTCTATCGAGGGCTAGAATTACTCAAGTCTTACGCACTTCTCAATCAAACTGCGTTTCGCAAACTAAATAAAAAGTTTGATAAGGCTAGCAATACCCAACCGACTTTGCAATATATGAACGAAAAGGTCTATAAGGCTTGGTTCGTAAATAGCGATACTCTTAACGGGCACATTAAGGCGGTTAAAGACTTATACGCACGATACTTCGAACGTGGCAACTACAAACTTGCAGCTAGCAAGCTACAAAGTCTTTCGAAGCACTCAACAAGCGAATCTAAGAGTTCGTTTCTCAACGGCTTTCTTATTGGCACTGGACTCATTTTCAGCGCTAAGGGCCTTACTTCCGGTTCACAGTTGCTATTTAACGCTAACCCTATTATTCGCA CCGGTTATGGTTTGTCTATACTCAC TGGCGCCTTTTGCTAG
- a CDS encoding histidyl-tRNA synthetase, mitochondrial precursor (similar to Aspergillus terreus NIH2624 XP_001212352.1): MSRSNVQLKTPKGTRDWVGDDLLLRENIFKTITDVFQRHGGTPLDTPAFELKDVLSEKYGEDSRLMYDLEDQGGEICSLRFDLTVPFARWLAMNGNVTHIKRYQIAKVYRRDQPAIARGRLREFHQCDFDIAGVYDPMVPDAEILFVIVEVFEALGLNIVIKTNHRRILDGLFAVAGVPDAKIRSISSAVDKLDKMPWEAVKKEMLEKGLPEEVADQVGEYVRRSGNIFDMLDELKSNEKLTANGDVSAGIADMALLASYLKAFGIEDTVSFDCSLARGLDYYSGLIFEVTTQGPSTPESRSKSPAIQVDSIAAGGRYDNLVGMYGKRPIPCVGISFGADRILTTLKPPTVKDSKNSSISRNLDVYVMAIGGKEFDGLLLERMAITRQLWKAGIRAEYMAKAKPKPLQQFKAAMGVPLAIILGQEELAAGQVRLKVFKPDVDEEKEPGQLVSRDNLVEEVKRLL, from the exons ATGTCTCGATCAAACGTTCAGCTCAAGACTCCAAAAGGTACCCGCGACTGGGTTGGCGATGACTTGCTTCTGCGAGAAAACATCTT CAAGACAATCACCGACGTTTTCCAGCGCCACGGTGGCACCCCTCTTGATACCCCCGCCTTCGAATTAAAAGACGTCCTCTCAGAAAAGTATGGCGAGGACTCACGTCTCATGTACGACTTGGAGGATCAAGGTGGCGAGATCTGTTCCCTGCGCTTTGACCTGACGGTTCCCTTTGCTCGCTGGCTTGCCATGAACGGCAACGTCACCCATATTAAACGCTACCAGATTGCCAAGGTTTACCGCCGAGACCAACCTGCCATCGCCCGCGGGAGACTACGAGAGTTTCACCAGTGCGACTTTGACATTGCCGGTGTCTATGACCCCATGGTTCCCGACGCCGAGATCTTGTTTGTCATTGTTGAAGTCTTTGAAGCACTGGGGCTCAACATTGTCATCAAAACGAACCACAGGCGCATTCTAGACGGCTTATTTGCCGTTGCAGGCGTCCCAGATGCCAAGATACGGTCCATTAGCTCTGCGGTAGACAAACTAGATAAGATGCCGTGGGAAGCTGTCAAGAAGGAAATGCTGGAGAAAGGCCTCCCTGAGGAAGTTGCAGATCAGGTTGGCGAGTATGTGAGGCGCAGCGGCAATATTTTCGACATGCTGGACGAACTCAAGTCGAACGAAAAACTCACAGCGAATGGAGATGTGAGTGCGGGAATCGCAGACATGGCACTTCTTGCGTCATATTTAAAGGCATTCGGAATCGAAGATACTGTGTCTTTTGACTGCTCGCTTGCTCGAGGACTGGACTACTACTCTGGTTTGATATTCGAGGTTACCACGCAAGGACCAAGTACACCTGAATCCCGAAGCAAGTCCCCAGCCATTCAAGTTGATAGCATTGCTGCCGGGGGCCGATACGATAATCTCGTTGGCATGTATGGCAAACGCCCTATTCCATGTGTTGGCATATCATTTGGAGCTGACCGTATCCTTACTACCCTGAAGCCACCAACGGTGAAAGATTCAAAGAATTCCTCTATTTCTCGCAATCTAGACGTGTATGTAATGGCAATCGGCGGCAAGGAGTTTGACGGTCTTTTACTGGAGCGAATGGCTATAACCCGCCAGCTTTGGAAGGCCGGCATTCGGGCAGAAtacatggccaaggcgaagcCCAAGCCACTGCAGCAATTCAAAGCTGCCATGGGCGTGCCTCTCGCTATAATTCTCGGACAGGAGGAATTGGCTGCAGGTCAAGTAAGGCTAAAGGTATTCAAGCCCGAcgtggatgaagagaaagagccAGGGCAACTTGTCTCCAGGGACAAcctggttgaggaggtgAAGAGACTCCTATAG
- a CDS encoding cellulase (similar to Neosartorya fischeri NRRL 181 XP_001266515.1), with product MRFTPIATAVLVSVLGSQSACVVAQDPEAWYKAHPGMSRIKKVNQDTHQIVDEFGRTRFFHGTNVVMKEPPWYRPMDWVPGVSSFGEQDVRNMHDLGLNIVRLGHHWAGAEPVRGQYNQTFLDIMKKQTKMAEDNGLYVLVDVHQDCLARQFCGHGAPDWFAKKGWVSSGTMYPFPLKLTPFPVDKDGFPTPQSICSSVDWSLSYTSVALGNAFGRLYNNYDGLGDAFAAYWKKLASEYVETTNIVGYNLLNEPWVGDTWADPTLLVPGVADHKVMEGLWNRATKQIRTVDNDTLIWFEGATLDVLSGFNNVPLGDGSKSVHSFHYYSPPQLGSISATLSNRHRDNERLKTAGVLTELTFWMGDDKQMQGLADAMSATDANMVSWMGWAYENLYNGTSGKPYPELAKHYSRAYPAAVAGTANSFSFDESSGTFKLLFTSDPKIDSPTEIILPVATFPNGYTVQISPGDSVVQYPRDKRTLALFAASNRTSPTDISVTITRK from the exons ATGCGGTTCACGCCCATAGCTACGGCCGTGCTCGTGTCGGTCCTGGGCAGCCAGTCTGCCTGCGTAGTCGCCCAGGATCCAGAGGCATGGTACAAAGCTCATCCAGGAATGTCGCGTATCAAAAAGGTGAACCAAGATACACATCaaattgttgatgaatttgGTCGTACCCGGTTTTTCCACGGAACCAATGTCGTCATGAAGGAGCCGCCATGGTATCGACCAATGGACTGGGTGCCTGGTGTTTCTTCCTTTGGCGAGCAAGACGTCCGCAACATGCACGATCTGGGCTTGAACATTGTGCGACTGGGCCATCACTGGGCTGGTGCGGAACCGGTGCGAGGGCAGTACAATCAGACGTTCCTGGATATTATGAAGAAGCAgaccaaaatggccgagGATAATGGTCTCTATGTCTTGGTAGATGTCCACCAAGACTGCCTGGCTCGACAATTCTGTGGCCACGGTGCACCTGAC TGGTTCGCCAAGAAAGGCTGGGTGTCAAGTGGAACGATGTATCCTTTCCCTCTTAAATTAACACCATTCCCAGTTGATAAGGACGGGTTTCCGACTCCCCAGTCAATCTGCAGCTCTGTAGACTGGTCGCTGAGTTATACTTCAGTTGCACTTGGAAATGCATTTGGGCGACTCTACAACAACTACGATGGACTTGGTGACGCATTTGCTGCATATTGGAAAAAGCTGGCATCCGAATATGTCGAGACTACCAACATCGTCGGATACAATCTGCTGAATGAGCCGTGGGTGGGCGATACCTGGGCCGATCCGACACTACTTGTACCAGGAGTCGCTGATCATAAAGTAATGGAGGGTCTCTGGAATCGCGCTACCAAGCAGATTCGCACCGTCGACAATGATACGCTCATCTGGTTCGAAGGCGCCACGTTAGACGTGCTATCTGGCTTCAACAACGTCCCTCTCGGTGACGGGTCCAAGTCGGTTCATTCCTTTCACTACTATAGCCCTCCACAGCTGGGTTCCATCTCCGCAACTCTTAGTAATCGTCACAGGGATAATGAGCGCCTAAAGACAGCTGGCGTGTTAACAGAACTGACCTTCTGGATGGGTGATGATAAACAGATGCAGGGTCTTGCAGATGCCATGTCGGCGACGGATGCAAACATGGTGTCctggatgggatgggcaTATGAGAATTTGTACAACGGCACATCAGGAAAACCGTATCCTGAGCTTGCGAAACATTATAGCCGCGCGTATCCCGCCGCCGTTGCAGGCACTGCTAATAGCTTCAGCTTTGATGAAAGCTCTGGGACCTTCAAGCTGTTGTTTACGTCGGATCCAAAGATTGACTCCCCTACCGAGATCATCCTTCCCGTGGCTACCTTTCCCAATGGCTACACCGTCCAGATTTCTCCTGGGGATAGCGTGGTTCAGTATCCTCGGGATAAACGTACTTTGGCGTTGTTCGCGGCTTCGAATAGAACGAGCCCAACTGACATATCTGTCACGATAACTCGCAAATAA